The nucleotide sequence TGTTGGAAGTTGATCCACAAACCTATGTGGTTACAGCAGATGGTGTTGAATTGAAGTGTGAGCCAGCGACAGAGCTGCCGATGGCACAGCGTTATTATTTGTTTTAAAGACTATGAAGCATTATTTGATTGTTTATTAAGCAACCTTCGGCAGCATGGATGCTGCGGACGAGCCTCCAAGGATGGATTCACGGCGTGTTGCGTATAAATGATCGAATAATGCTGAAAGATAAGTGCAATATTGAGATGTTGGTTTTCGGGGCGCTACCAGTTCGTCCCTGAAGGCTAATCCATCACATCCATGTGATGGACCCCTGCAACCAACACCATCAATATTCCACAGAATGATTTGATAAATTAGAAAACATATGAAAATTTTTACTCAATTAGCCGAAGGCACATTGGCTGCGGACATACCGTCAGCAGAAATCGTGTGCCTGACGTTTGATGATCGCAAGCGTGGTCGCTTAAAGATTAAAACTGAATCCGGTTTGGATGCGGGCATTCAGATTGAACGTGGCCAGGTGCTACGCCACGGTACAGTATTAACCAATGCCGATGGTGATTTTTTAATTGTGAATGCACAAAGCGAAAAAGTATCCACTGCACACGTTGAAGATCCAACGTTATTTGCCCGTGGTTGTTACCATCTGGGTAATCGCCATGTGCCATTACAAATTGGCGAAGGTTTTTTACGCTTTCAGGAAGACTACGTATTAGACGACATGCTGCACGGTTTAGGCATTCATGTGACTCATGAGCTGGCAACCTTTGAGCCAGAGAATGGTGCTTATGCTCCGGGTACGGGTGGTCATCATCACCATCATGGCGATGACGGTCATTCGCACGGGCATTCACATAGTCACGGGCACAGCCACTAATGACGACTCAAAACGCGGCATCGTTATTGGCGTTATTGCATATCTCCAGTCCGGCATTGCCGGTGGGCGCGTTTGCGTATTCACAAGGGTTGGAATACGCCTTGGATAAAGGCTGGTGCAAAAACCGTGATGACGTACAGCAGTGGATTGACCACAGTTTTGAGTTTGGTTTAGGGCAATTAGATTTGCCGCTGTATTTGCGCCTTTATCGTGCTTGGAAAAACAGTGACTTTGAAGCCGTGAATTATTGGAATGAAACATTAATATCGTTCCGTGAAACTAAAGAACTCTATCTGGAAGATATTCAGGTGGGAGGTGCCTTTGCTCAGTGGCATCTGGGTCAAGATGCTGAACGCCAACGTTATTTAGATCAGTGCCCACAACCTACGGTTGTTGCGATGAACGCATTGGCGGCGGTGTTATCGGATATTGATGAGCCAACGGCGTTATTAGGTTTTGCCTGGAGCTGGGTAGAAAACCAGATCGCCTGCGCCAGTAAGGCGATGCCGATGGGGCAAACCGATGGTCAGAAAATTCTGCAGCAAATCATTCCGTTATTAACGCGGGTATGTGATGCCGCACAAAACATTGAAGATGAACAAATAGGAACGGGCTTAATGGGATTGGCGATAGCGTCGTCGCTGCACGAGCAGCAATATTCTCGTTTGTTTAGGTCTTAAAGAATTTGAGGATTAAGAAGATGGATGCTTTTCCAAAGCAGCAACAGGATGTTGCGAGAGCACAAAGATCACAGGGACGTGGCTTTTTGTGCTCCGACTGGAAAAGTATCCATCTTATTAATCCGGTTTGTATTAAATGAAACATTGAGATTTTGGCTACCGGGGCGCTACAAGTTCGTCCCTGAAGGCTAATAAATCACATCCATGTGATTTACCCCTCTCGCCAAAAACATCAATATTTCATCTGATAATAGCGAAGGAATCAGGTAGAAAAATGAAACAAGTATTGCGCGTTGGTGTAGGTGGCCCGGTTGGTTCCGGCAAAACTGCACTGCTAGAAAAAATCTGTCAAACCATGCGCGAGCATTACAACATCGCCGTGGTAACCAATGATATTTACACCAAAGAAGATGCCAAATTCCTGATGCGCAAAGAGGCATTAGAAGAAGACCGCATTCTGGGTGTTGAAACCGGTGGCTGTCCACACACTGCCATTCGTGAAGATGCGTCGATGAACCTGGCTGCGGTTAAGCAACTGCAAGATGCCCACGACGGCTTAGAAATGGTGCTGGTAGAAAGTGGCGGTGATAACTTATCGGCGACGTTCAGCCCGGAATTATCCGACTTAACCATCTATGTCATTGATGTGTGCGCTGGCGATAAAATTCCGCGCAAAGGTGGCCCGGGTATTACCAAGTCGGATCTATTAATCATCAACAAAGTCGATATTGCCGAACACGTTGGCGCATCATTGGAAATTATGGATCGTGATACCCGAAAAATGCGTGGAGACCGCCCGTTTGTATTAGCGAATGTTGAAACCACCAAAGGTATCGGTGAAATTATCCGCTTTATTATCGACCACGGCATGTTAGAAAAGCGTGAATCCATTGAGCCTGCATTAGCCAACATGATTCCAGGCCATGACCCAGCGAAAGATGGCAGCGTTGCCTCCACTCGATCTGAATAAATTGTAAGAGGAAGACACGATGAATATTGTTAAAAAATTACTGCTGACGGCTGCCGGTATAGCTGCTTCGGCGCAGGCATTGGCTCATGCTGATCATAGCCACTCCATTGGTGGTGTTTTCGCTAACCTGATGCACCAGCTGACCGAGCCAGATCACTTGGCCATGATTATCACTGGTGTGGTTGTTGCCGTTGTGGGCTATAAAACACTGAAAAACAAAAAGTCAGAGAATTCAAAAGACTTCTGATACAGCTCTATCTCATTGAAACCGGCGCAAGCCGGTTTTTTTGTTTATTAGGACCTGTTAACTCTAAGTACAGAAGCGGAGTCATTCCTTTTCAGATCATAAATGCACCACAACGAAATCAAATTGAAATTTAATGTTCACATTTAGTGCATCGAACCATAGACCTCAGAGTTATAAACACTAAATTGCCCAGTAATAGTCAGACAATGCTTTAAAAACAGGCATTTAAAAAATTGGTACACCCCTTGCTCTAGGTTATTCAGCTTTAAAAACAACTGGTCTGATATTGCAATACGTTAATCGACGTAGCTCTGTAGCAGATCAGAACTTCATTTAAAACAGTCCGTATAAAGGATGAATAATCATGAAAAAAACTGGATTTAATGTTCTGAAGAAAGCAAGCAAAGTCATGGCAATCAGTGCGTTGGCAGCGGGGGTAAGTTTAGCCAATGCAGCCGATACGATTAAAGTTGGTGTACTGCACTCTCTGTCAGGCACCATGGCTATTTCCGAAACCACATTAAAAGATACTGTATTAATGATGGTTGAAGAACAGAACAAAAAAGGCGGACTGTTAGGTAAGAAGCTGGAAGCAGTCGTGGTAGACCCGGCTTCTAACTGGCCTTTATTTGCGGAAAAAACCCGTGAATTATTAGAAAAAGAAGAAGTAGACGTTATTTTTGGTTGCTGGACGTCTGTTTCCCGTAAATCTGTTTTGCCCGTTGTTGAAGAATTAAATGGCCTGCTGTTCTACCCGGTTCAGTACGAAGGTGAAGAGTCTTCTTACAATGTGTTCTACACCGGTGCTGCGCCTAACCAACAGGCTATTCCCGCCGTTGATTATTTGATGGAAGACGGTGAAGTTGAACGTTGGGTATTGGCTGGAACCGACTACGTTTATCCACGCACCACCAATAAGATTTTAGAAAGCTACCTGAAATCAAAAGGTGTTGCTGAAAAAGACATCATGATCAACTACACACCATTTGGCCACAGCGATTGGCAAACCATCGTTTCTGACATTAAAAAGTTCGGTAGCGCAGGTAAGAAGACCGCAGTTGTTTCAACCGTAAACGGTGATGCTAACGTTCCTTTCTATAAAGAGTTGGCGAACCAGGGCATCAGCGCTGAAGATATTCCAGTGGTCGCTTTCTCTGTGGG is from Bacterioplanoides sp. SCSIO 12839 and encodes:
- a CDS encoding HupE/UreJ family protein → MNIVKKLLLTAAGIAASAQALAHADHSHSIGGVFANLMHQLTEPDHLAMIITGVVVAVVGYKTLKNKKSENSKDF
- a CDS encoding urease accessory protein UreF; the encoded protein is MTTQNAASLLALLHISSPALPVGAFAYSQGLEYALDKGWCKNRDDVQQWIDHSFEFGLGQLDLPLYLRLYRAWKNSDFEAVNYWNETLISFRETKELYLEDIQVGGAFAQWHLGQDAERQRYLDQCPQPTVVAMNALAAVLSDIDEPTALLGFAWSWVENQIACASKAMPMGQTDGQKILQQIIPLLTRVCDAAQNIEDEQIGTGLMGLAIASSLHEQQYSRLFRS
- the urtA gene encoding urea ABC transporter substrate-binding protein — its product is MAISALAAGVSLANAADTIKVGVLHSLSGTMAISETTLKDTVLMMVEEQNKKGGLLGKKLEAVVVDPASNWPLFAEKTRELLEKEEVDVIFGCWTSVSRKSVLPVVEELNGLLFYPVQYEGEESSYNVFYTGAAPNQQAIPAVDYLMEDGEVERWVLAGTDYVYPRTTNKILESYLKSKGVAEKDIMINYTPFGHSDWQTIVSDIKKFGSAGKKTAVVSTVNGDANVPFYKELANQGISAEDIPVVAFSVGEEELSGFDTSPLVGHLAAWNYFQSAESDTNDKFIEQWQAYTKDEDRVTNDPMEATYIGFQMWAKAVEKAKSEDVDKVRAAMYGIEVPNLTGGMAKMNENHHLSKPVLIGEIQDDGQFDIVWKTDEVVKGDAWTDYLPESANLISDWTAPVSCGNYNTVTKSCGGAAVAAE
- the ureG gene encoding urease accessory protein UreG, which gives rise to MKQVLRVGVGGPVGSGKTALLEKICQTMREHYNIAVVTNDIYTKEDAKFLMRKEALEEDRILGVETGGCPHTAIREDASMNLAAVKQLQDAHDGLEMVLVESGGDNLSATFSPELSDLTIYVIDVCAGDKIPRKGGPGITKSDLLIINKVDIAEHVGASLEIMDRDTRKMRGDRPFVLANVETTKGIGEIIRFIIDHGMLEKRESIEPALANMIPGHDPAKDGSVASTRSE
- the ureE gene encoding urease accessory protein UreE, with the protein product MKIFTQLAEGTLAADIPSAEIVCLTFDDRKRGRLKIKTESGLDAGIQIERGQVLRHGTVLTNADGDFLIVNAQSEKVSTAHVEDPTLFARGCYHLGNRHVPLQIGEGFLRFQEDYVLDDMLHGLGIHVTHELATFEPENGAYAPGTGGHHHHHGDDGHSHGHSHSHGHSH